One Tunturibacter gelidoferens genomic region harbors:
- a CDS encoding TetR/AcrR family transcriptional regulator, translated as MGTAPPSTRDHLLAVGLERLRSTGYTATGVKEVLDLAKVPKGSFYHYFPSKEEFAVEVFHLYAKGEAERWERVLGDRKVAPLKRLRRYFEELISVFGQRGEISGCLVGNLSLEVADHSPRLRSELKGVFAVWQKSVADVLREAAERGDLAKATDPDALAGFLLNSYEGSLIRMKAEKSDRPLENFLHFAFDVLLKK; from the coding sequence ATGGGCACTGCACCGCCCTCAACTCGCGATCATCTGCTTGCGGTGGGGCTGGAGCGACTTCGCTCGACCGGCTATACCGCGACCGGGGTGAAGGAGGTTCTTGATCTGGCGAAGGTTCCCAAGGGCTCGTTCTACCACTACTTTCCGAGCAAGGAGGAGTTTGCCGTGGAGGTGTTTCACCTTTACGCAAAGGGCGAGGCGGAGCGATGGGAGCGGGTACTTGGAGATCGCAAGGTTGCTCCGTTGAAGCGGCTGCGGCGGTACTTTGAAGAGCTGATCTCGGTGTTTGGACAACGCGGAGAGATCAGTGGATGCCTGGTGGGGAATCTCAGCCTCGAGGTTGCGGACCACAGCCCGCGGTTGCGGTCAGAACTGAAGGGGGTCTTTGCGGTCTGGCAGAAGAGCGTTGCCGATGTGCTGCGTGAGGCGGCGGAGCGGGGAGATCTGGCGAAGGCTACGGATCCGGACGCTTTGGCGGGGTTTCTGTTGAACAGCTATGAGGGGTCGTTGATACGAATGAAGGCGGAGAAGAGCGACAGGCCGCTTGAGAACTTTCTTCACTTTGCGTTTGATGTGTTGCTGAAGAAGTAG
- a CDS encoding SDR family NAD(P)-dependent oxidoreductase yields MTTSATSSKGTTLGKALITGASTGIGAVYADRLARRGYDLILVARNGEKLKELAASLTSATRRSVDVLAADLTNKADLRKVEERLRSDQSITTLVNNAGFGGTTSLVDSKIDELENMIELNVTALTRLTYAVVPGFLARGKGAIINISSVVAVAPELLNGVYSGTKAYVLNLTQSLHKEVGGKGIQVQAVLPGATASEFWDRAGIGGHQNLPSEIVMSSEEMVDASLAAFDSGELVTIPALPDVADWEKFNAARVALGPNLSHKHAAKRYGVRS; encoded by the coding sequence ATGACTACCTCAGCTACTTCTTCTAAAGGCACTACTCTTGGCAAGGCTCTTATCACCGGCGCATCAACGGGAATCGGTGCAGTTTATGCGGATCGGCTGGCGCGCCGCGGCTATGACCTGATCCTGGTGGCTCGCAATGGCGAGAAGCTGAAGGAGTTGGCGGCTTCGCTGACTTCGGCGACTCGCCGTTCGGTTGATGTTCTCGCGGCAGACCTTACGAATAAGGCGGATTTGCGCAAAGTCGAGGAGCGGCTACGCTCGGATCAATCGATTACGACGTTGGTGAACAATGCGGGATTTGGCGGGACGACTTCGCTGGTGGACTCGAAGATCGATGAGCTGGAGAACATGATTGAGTTGAACGTGACGGCGTTGACTCGGCTGACCTATGCGGTGGTGCCAGGGTTTCTGGCGAGAGGCAAGGGCGCGATCATCAACATCTCTTCGGTTGTGGCGGTGGCTCCGGAGCTACTGAATGGCGTGTACAGCGGGACGAAGGCTTATGTGCTGAATCTTACGCAGTCGCTGCATAAAGAGGTGGGAGGCAAAGGTATTCAGGTGCAGGCAGTGCTGCCGGGTGCTACGGCGTCGGAGTTCTGGGACCGCGCGGGGATTGGCGGGCATCAGAATCTGCCGTCAGAGATCGTGATGAGCTCGGAGGAGATGGTGGACGCTTCTCTGGCTGCGTTTGATAGCGGCGAGCTGGTTACGATTCCGGCACTGCCTGATGTTGCGGATTGGGAGAAGTTCAATGCTGCTCGTGTGGCG